CGGAAGAACCTGCAAGGGAGATAATGCCAGTGGTTATAACAGGTTTCAGATATACTCTTCCTCTTCTGGCACTGCTGCTTTTATTTCTTTTAGTTATAAGACCCATACTGAAGGCCATCTTATCTCCACCTGTACCAGTGATAAAAGAATTACCTAGAACAGTTGCGGAGCTTGAAAGACAGATGGTGCAACAGGGGCTATCAAGACCTGACATAATTGAGTGGGCAAGAAATAATCCTCAGAAGGCAGCTCAAATTATAAAGGGATGGATTGAGGAGAGATAATGGCGCTTGGTGGATACGAAAAGGCTGCACTCTTCCTGATATCCCTTGGTGAGGAAGTAGCATCAGAGGTTCTGAAGGGACTTGATCCGCAGACAGTCAGGGAGCTCACCATTCATATGAATAGGCTCAGGAAGGTTAGGAAGTCACAGCTTGATGAGGTAATAAAAGAGGCTTCGGAGATAATTGAAAAGGGTGATATTCCAGTATCAGGTACAGATTTCCTTAAAAATGTTCTGCCCAGGGGTCTCGGTGAAGAAAGGGCGAGGTATATTCTTGATATGGCTTCAAAGGACAGTCCATCCGAGCTCTTCAACGGTATCGAACCAAAAGGTCTTGCCACAATTCTTCAGAATGAACATCCCCAGACAGCAGCAATGGCGTTAAGCCTCATGGAACCCGAAAGGGCAGCGAGGGTTCTGGGATTTTTTCCTGAGAGATTGAGAGCAGAGATTGCCTTAAGGGTGGCATCAATAGAAAGGATTCCCGAGGAGGCTATAGAAGAGTTAAGGGAGGTTCTGAAGGTCAGGCTTGAGAGCATTAAGGGCAGGGGAAAGGAGCTTAAAGGTCCAAAAGTACTCGCAGATATATTGAATTATTGTGATAAGACAACCGAGCAGATAGTCTTTGAAAAGATTGAAGAGCACGACACGGAACTCGCAGATCAGGTTAAGGAGATGCTATTTGTTTTTGAAGACCTTGTGAATATTGATGACAGGTCAATTCAGCTTATACTTAAGGAGGTATCCACTGATGACCTGGCTATTGCCCTAAAAACAGCACCTGAGGTAATGAAGGAAAAGATATTCAGGAACATGTCCCAGAGAGCAGCACAGATACTTAAAGATGAAATGGAGGCCAAAGGACCGGTAAGGGTTTCTGATGTAGAGAAAGCACAGAAGAATATTGTGAGTGTTGCAAGAAGACTAGACAAAGAAGGAAGGATAATCCTTGGCAGGGGAGGAGAAAAGATTGTGGTATAGAAGAAAGATAGAAAACTTAGAAAATCTTTCTGATTTCAGGCCTCCTGTTTTTGAGGAGTCACTCAAAATAGGTCAGAGGATTGAGGATATTGAAAGGGAAGCCTATGAGAGGGGATTTGAACAAGGAAGAAGGGCAGGCCTTGAACTCGCAGAAAAAGAGGCAAAAGTGATTATAGATAAACTAGAGGAACTGGTCACGGAATTCATTTCCCATAAAGAAGAGATTAAAAGATCCATAAAACCACTAATTATTGAACTTTCGGTATCAATTGCAAGAAAACTCATAATGAAGGAAATAGAAAAAGAACCGGAGATTGTTGTAAGACTCACAGAGGAGGCAATCAAAAAGATAGAGAAACAGGGAAAAGTTAGAATAAAGATAAATCCCCTTCTTAAAGAAATTTTTGAGAAGGCTAGCCCGGGTCTTCTGAGGCTTCATGAGGAGATAGTTATTGACATAGACCCATCCCTTCCTCCCTACAGTTCAGAAGTTATAAGCGAGACACAGGAAATTGTCACTGATACAGATGAACAGTTAAGAAACCTGATAAGGGAACTTTCTGAAAGGCTTTGATATTTGAT
The window above is part of the Thermodesulfovibrionales bacterium genome. Proteins encoded here:
- the fliG gene encoding flagellar motor switch protein FliG; protein product: MALGGYEKAALFLISLGEEVASEVLKGLDPQTVRELTIHMNRLRKVRKSQLDEVIKEASEIIEKGDIPVSGTDFLKNVLPRGLGEERARYILDMASKDSPSELFNGIEPKGLATILQNEHPQTAAMALSLMEPERAARVLGFFPERLRAEIALRVASIERIPEEAIEELREVLKVRLESIKGRGKELKGPKVLADILNYCDKTTEQIVFEKIEEHDTELADQVKEMLFVFEDLVNIDDRSIQLILKEVSTDDLAIALKTAPEVMKEKIFRNMSQRAAQILKDEMEAKGPVRVSDVEKAQKNIVSVARRLDKEGRIILGRGGEKIVV
- a CDS encoding FliH/SctL family protein; the encoded protein is MWYRRKIENLENLSDFRPPVFEESLKIGQRIEDIEREAYERGFEQGRRAGLELAEKEAKVIIDKLEELVTEFISHKEEIKRSIKPLIIELSVSIARKLIMKEIEKEPEIVVRLTEEAIKKIEKQGKVRIKINPLLKEIFEKASPGLLRLHEEIVIDIDPSLPPYSSEVISETQEIVTDTDEQLRNLIRELSERL